From the genome of Vicia villosa cultivar HV-30 ecotype Madison, WI linkage group LG2, Vvil1.0, whole genome shotgun sequence, one region includes:
- the LOC131652843 gene encoding uncharacterized protein LOC131652843, translated as MSAKWRALQHRHRYTYNAVVFPSSFLNSLHTNPNPSSPFHLNLLHLTTLTSTYSQLALAKNLSASFVNLINSETKPNSESEVIIASKLYFELLFLENSSPLHRTLLSVLSKVKFSHELLTGSFRKVLEEYSNGKGKRFSVSRVALSVMGLAKLGYLNDVVEVCAVLIAGDVVRSLNGVVSETSVDLSRPSPIVMEQCQDGLSCLYYLLQKFPSMFSCGGENGNGVGMDGFSSVMEGIVSVVLSLAGSDAFSRDCFVAAGVALCAALQVCISSQELGLVLIQGIFDLKVSNLSSVADVDCCDSEFMNAVRKIPCKGEDVYSRICSLSVLSRICLIRGILTAVSRNLLNTQFSVVNGCEGSVKKTILYDGVLPELCRHCESPVDSHFNFHALTVMQICLQQIKTSMLSNLTDLSGDYDPIPEEMGMRILRIIWNNLEDPLSQTVKQVHLIFDLFMDIQPSLRWSEGDEQVKVFLGKIGADLLSLGSRCKGRYVPLALLTKRLGAKKMLDLCPDLLFETIHAYVDDDVCCAATSFLKCFLEYLRDECWETDGIEGGYALYRGYCLPPVLYGLASGFSKHRTNLNTYALPVLLEIDVDSIFPMLAFVSVGPDGDDKGLQYPEIVYSNLELNLEQKIAILVSLLKVSRSLALVEGDIDWYESPSTNNVERGIGTQSHALVCIKGIDIKIRVLWLVNALTHMDESLRVDAAESLFLNPKTSSLPSHLELTLMKEAVPLNMRCCSTAFQMKWGSLFRKFFSRVRTALERQFKQGSWNPFERIKGNKEGCPSEGNKELTIKRADDLFHFMRWLSGFLFFSCYPSAPYKRKIMATDLILIMINVWSIKSSITKEFDNSVSENHLYPYSKGMTSSDSTLLLVGSIVDSWDRLRESAFQILLHYPNPLPGISSEEMLKKAIAWAMKLVCSPRVRESDAGALTLRLIFRKYAIDLGWLIEDPFNISHSSSMSELVNGVNHSSKLRNPVIMYLTSMIDWLDVVVKGGEQDLSKACKNSFVHGVLLALRYAFEELDWNSDVASSSISEMRYLLERLLELVVRITSLTLWVVSADAWHLPEDMDEMVDDDNLLLEVPDHDNEHISSSEYENNSSKPSHDTRASEQIVMVGCWLAMKEVSLLLGTIIRKVPLPSSERSDSSDSVLDVEQLETIGNHFLEVLLKMKHNGAIDKTRAGFTALCNRLLCSNDPRLHRLTEAWMEQLMQRTVAKGQVVDDLLRRSAGIPAAFTALFLSEPEGTPKKLLPRALRWLIDVGSGSMLNQIESDSSKDDNSCKSNGPMKENNSSQEAERNVREMSSKIRDEGVIPTVHAFNVLKAAFNDANLSTDTSGFSAEAMILSIRSFSSPYWEIRNSACLAYTALVRRMIGFLNVHKRESARRAISGLEFFHRYPSLHSFLFNELEVATEFLGPASSGDLESIRGNNLHPSLFPILIILSRLKPSSIAGEKGDELDPFLLMPWIRRCSTQSNLRVRVLASKALTSLVSNEKLSSVLLSIVSELPCAENLVKSGSYGISYNLIHGILLQLSSLLEINCSNLPDNSKKEIIGELFQVLTPRSWIGRPTQCRCPILNETFIRVLDQMLMIARTCRITQHFFPIRNLLLELSTECLDLESYNQPYYDATIAELREQAAVSYFGCLFQASKDEEESILLPSSHSLPITKPLPKHEVENTSSGILHRLLRCLSDSQYEVRLATLKWLLKFLKAVESDGTLCNNSVDDISVIHLWAKTNLHGTLVKILASEKNRKCKYYILRILVAWNLLQFKKASHDKCTGTSYVGEMDFDSVSQFWNELVFLYNQTRHAKTRETLVYCLGVCAKRITILFASSFPSNEGKGFVVSDEMNQEKLDWLFDCIVFFCNMIKQCSSPSEQTSMRHAAAGSLIASGILEQAELLGSIVYNDHIPSATSSPSSFVKNEGVNSYAHHVLNAWFTCIKLLEDEDDSVRLSLSLDVQKYFSSERTGSSVPHELVPIQVDRVIRFCFDHLSSIFGQRIDYFNYLCHWVLQSESNVSFEGDLVRRVFDKEIDNHYEEKLLISQICCFNMEKLPILKSWSDKDELMTYLHGWRSRFFRQLVAYAENITGQQERIDWIGGVGNHKDTFLPIYANLLGFYALSNCIFVVSDNNDAKLLSDLVVLGKAINPFFRNPLVSNLYKLVLKSHEKIMTEDAANSLLSEMGNHSVWDSFNPYFLLG; from the exons atgtCCGCGAAATGGCGTGCACTTCAACACCGTCACCGTTACACCTACAACGCCGTCGTTTTCCCTTCTTCCTTTCTCAATTCCCTTCACACAAACCCTAACCCTTCTTCCCCCTTCCATCTCAACCTCCTCCACCTCACAACTCTCACTTCAACTTACTCTCAACTCGCCTTAGCCAAAAACCTCTCTGCATCTTTCGTCAATCTCATCAACTCCGAAACTAAACCCAACTCCGAATCTGAAGTCATTATCGCTTCTAAACTCTATTTTGAGCTTCTCTTTTTGGAAAATTCTTCACCTTTACATCGAACCCTTCTTTCTGTTCTCTCAAAGGTTAAATTTTCTCATGAATTACTTACTGGGTCTTTTCGGAAGGTTTTAGAAGAATATAGTAATGGTAAGGGGAAGCGTTTTTCGGTGTCGCGTGTTGCGCTTAGTGTTATGGGGTTGGCGAAATTGGGTTACTTGAATGATGTTGTTGAGGTTTGTGCTGTTTTGATAGCTGGTGATGTTGTTCGTAGTTTAAACGGTGTTGTTTCGGAGACAAGTGTTGATCTGTCTCGTCCTTCTCCTATTGTGATGGAGCAGTGTCAAGATGGTTTGTCTTGTTTGTATTACTTGCTACAGAAGTTTCCTTCTATGTTTAGTTGTGGTGGTGAAAATGGAAATGGTGTTGGAATGGATGGTTTTTCGAGTGTGATGGAGGGAATTGTGAGTGTTGTTTTGAGTTTGGCGGGTTCTGATGCTTTTTCTAGGGATTGTTTTGTTGCTGCTGGTGTTGCTCTTTGTGCTGCTCTTCAAGTTTGTATTAGTTCACAAGagcttggtttggttttgattcaaggtatttttgatttgaaggtttCGAATTTGAGTAGTGTTGCAGATGTTGATTGTTGTGATAGTGAATTTATGAATGCTGTTAGGAAGATTCCTTGTAAGGGTGAGGATGTTTATAGTAGGATATGCAGCCTTTCTGTTCTCAGCAGGATATGTTTGATTAGAGGGATTCTTACTGCGGTTTCTAGAAACTTGCTTAATACTCAATTTAGTGTTGTGAATGGTTGTGAAGGGAGTGTTAAGAAGACTATATTGTATGATGGAGTTTTGCCTGAGCTTTGTAGGCATTGTGAGAGTCCTGTTGATAGTCATTTCAATTTTCATGCGTTGACTGTAATGCAGATTTGTTTGCagcaaataaaaacatcaatgcTTTCTAATCTTACTGATCTGTCGGGAGACTATGATCCCATTCCGGAGGAAATGGGGATGCGGATACTTAGGATTATTTGGAATAACTTGGAGGATCCTTTGAGTCAGACGGTGAAACAGGTTCATCTCATTTTTGATCTTTTTATGGATATTCAACCGTCCTTGCGTTGGTCTGAGGGCGATGAACAGGTTAAAGTGTTTTTGGGAAAGATTGGAGCAGATCTTCTTTCATTAGGGTCACGGTGTAAGGGGAGATATGTTCCTTTAGCGTTGCTAACCAAGAGGTTGGGTGCGAAGAAAATGTTGGATTTGTGTCCAGACTTGTTGTTCGAGACAATACATGCttatgttgatgatgatgtttgtTGTGCTGCAACTTCATTTCTGAAATGCTTTCTTGAATATTTGCGTGATGAGTGCTGGGAGACGGATGGTATTGAAGGTGGGTATGCACTCTATAGAGGGTATTGCCTTCCTCCAGTTTTGTATGGGTTGGCCTCTGGATTTTCAAAACATCGCACCAATTTAAACACTTATGCTCTGCCAGTTTTACTGGAAATTGATGTGGATAGTATATTTCCCATGCTTGCTTTTGTCTCGGTTGGGCCAGACGGGGACGATAAGGGACTGCAATATCCAGAAATTGTTTATTCAAacttggaattgaatcttgaacagAAAATTGCGATTCTAGTTTCCTTGCTTAAGGTATCTCGGTCACTAGCTTTGGTTGAAGGAGACATCGATTGGTATGAAAGTCCTTCAACGAATAACGTAGAGCGTGGGATTGGAACACAAAGCCATGCTCTTGTATGTATTAAGGGAATAGATATTAAGATCCGTGTTCTGTGGCTGGTAAATGCATTGACTCACATGGATGAATCACTACGTGTAGATGCTGCCGAGTCTCTTTTCTTGAACCCGAAAACATCGAGTCTTCCTTCCCATTTAGAACTCACTTTAATGAAGGAAGCCGTGCCTTTAAATATGAGATGTTGTTCTACAGCTTTTCAGATGAAATGGGGCAGCTTGTTTCGTAAGTTCTTCTCCAGGGTTCGAACAGCCTTAGAGAGACAATTCAAGCAAGGAAGCTGGAACCCCTTCGAGCGTATTAAAGGTAACAAAGAGGGATGTCCTTCAGAAGGGAATAAAGAATTGACAATTAAAAGAGCAGATGATCTTTTTCACTTTATGAGGTGGTTAAGCGGCTTCTTGTTTTTCTCATGCTATCCTTCTGCTCCTTACAAGAGAAAGATAATGGCAACAGATCTGATCTTGATTATGATCAACGTTTGGTCTATTAAGTCTTCCATAACCAAAGAGTTTGATAATTCTGTGTCAGAAAATCATCTTTATCCTTACAGTAAGGGAATGACTTCTTCTGATTCAACTCTATTGTTGGTTGGTTCCATTGTTGATAGTTGGGACCGGTTGAGAGAGAGCGCATTTCAGATATTACTCCATTATCCAAACCCACTACCTGGAATTTCAAGTGAAGAGATGCTGAAGAAGGCAATTGCTTGGGCTATGAAATTAGTTTGCAGTCCACGTGTAAGGGAAAGTGATGCCGGGGCTCTAACTTTACGGCTTATATTTAGAAAGTATGCGATAGATCTAGGTTGGTTGATTGAAGATCCATTCAATATTTCCCATTCAAGCTCAATGTCTGAATTGGTAAATGGGGTTAATCACTCCAGTAAGTTAAGAAATCCCGTGATAATGTATTTGACGTCAATGATTGACTGGTTGGATGTTGTTGTAAAAGGTGGAGAGCAAGATCTTTCAAAAGCGTGCAAGAACAGTTTTGTCCACGGTGTATTACTTGCTCTTCGTTATGCATTTGAGGAGTTGGACTGGAATTCCGATGTCGCGTCGTCTAGCATCTCAGAGATGAGATATTTGCTGGAAAGACTTTTAGAACTTGTAGTGCGGATAACTTCGTTGACACTATGGGTGGTTTCTGCAGATGCTTGGCATCTTCCTGAAGATATGGATGAGATGGTTGATGATGATAATCTTTTGTTGGAAGTACCGGATCATGACAATGAGCATATCTCTTCATCTGAATATGAGAACAATAGTTCAAAGCCTTCCCATGATACCAGAGCATCAGAACAAATTGTCATGGTTGGTTGTTGGCTAGCTATGAAAGAG GTGAGCCTTCTTTTGGGGACCATTATAAGAAAGGTACCATTGCCAAGTAGTGAACGTTCGGATTCGTCTGATTCTGTGCTTGATGTGGAACAACTTGAAACAATCGGAAATCACTTTTTAGAAGTTCTCTTGAAGATGAAGCATAATGGTGCTATTGATAAGACACGCGCTGGGTTCACAGCTCTTTGCAATCGCTTACTTTGCTCGAATGACCCAAG GCTACATAGATTGACGGAGGCATGGATGGAACAACTTATGCAAAGAACTGTGGCCAAAGGACAGGTTGTGGATGACTTATTGAGAAGAAGTGCTGGAATACCAGCTGCATTTACTGCTCTTTTCCTCTCAGAGCCAGAAGGCACGCCAAAGAAGCTCCTTCCAAGGGCATTAAGGTGGCTTATTGATGTGGGAAGTGGGTCTATGTTGAATCAGATCGAAAGTGATAGCTCAAAAGACGACAACTCATGCAAGTCAAATGGCCCAATGAAAGAAAATAATTCTTCACAGGAAGCTGAGAGAAATGTAAGAGAGATGTCATCAAAAATAAGAGATGAAGGTGTCATTCCTACAGTGCATGCATTTAATGTTCTAAAAGCTGCATTCAACGACGCTAACTTGTCTACTGATACATCTGGGTTCTCTGCCGAGGCTATGATTTTGTCTATTCGCTCTTTCTCATCTCCATACTGGGAAATCAGAAATAGTGCTTGTCTGGCTTACACTGCTTTAGTTCGTCGCATGATTGGATTCCTCAATGTTCACAAGAGAGAATCAGCACGACGGGCAATTAGCGGGCTTGAGTTTTTTCATAG GTATCCATCTCTACATTCATTTCTTTTCAATGAACTGGAAGTTGCAACCGAGTTTCTGGGTCCTGCATCTTCAGGAGATTTAGAATCCATTCGGGGAAATAATCTGCATCCTAGTCTGTTCCCAATTCTGATTATTTTATCAAGACTGAAGCCTTCATCAATTGCTGGGGAAAAAGGAGATGAACTAGACCCTTTTCTTTTAATGCCGTGGATTAGGAGGTGCTCAACCCAAAGTAATTTACGAGTTCGTGTTCTTGCTTCTAAAGCTCTAACAAGTCTTGTATCAAACGAGAAATTGTCGTCAGTCCTTCTCAGTATTGTCTCCGAGCTTCCCTGTGCTGAAAACTTAGTAAAATCTGGTTCTTATGGGATTTCTTACAACTTAATTCATGGAATTCTCTTGCAGTTGAGTTCTCTGCTGGAGATAAATTGTAGTAATCTACCTGATAACTCAAAGAAAGAAATTATTGGTGAGTTGTTCCAAGTTCTTACACCTCGATCGTGGATTGGAAGACCTACTCAATGTCGGTGCCCTATCCTCAATGAAACATTCATACGAGTTCTAGATCAAATGCTCATGATTGCAAGAACATGCCGAATAACCCAACATTTTTTCCCCATTCGCAACCTGCTTTTGGAGTTGTCAACAGAATGCTTAGATTTGGAATCTTACAATCAGCCATATTATGATGCAACCATTGCTGAACTCCGTGAACAAGCAGCAGTTTCCTATTTCGGTTGTTTGTTTCAAGCATCTAAGGATGAGGAAGAATCAATCCTTTTGCCTTCGAGTCATTCTCTTCCAATTACAAAACCGTTACCTAAACATGAAGTAGAGAACACGTCCAGCGGTATTTTGCATAGGTTGCTTCGCTGCTTGTCAGACTCACAATACGAAGTTCGACTTGCAACGCTGAAGTGGCTGCTGAAGTTCCTGAAAGCAGTTGAATCTGATGGTACGCTCTGCAATAATTCCGTTGATGACATTAGTGTTATTCACCTTTGGGCAAAAACTAATCTTCATGGAACATTGGTGAAGATTTTGGCATCAGAGAAGAACCGGAAATGTAAGTATTACATTTTGAGGATCCTTGTAGCTTGGAATTTGCTGCAATTTAAAAAAGCTAGCCATGACAAGTGCACCGGCACAAGTTATGTTGGTGAAATGGACTTTGACTCTGTGTCACAATTTTGGAACGAGTTAGTTTTCTTGTACAATCAAACAAGACATGCAAAGACCCGAGAAACCCTTGTTTACTGTTTGGGAGTATGTGCTAAGAGAATTACAATTCTATTTGCAAGTTCTTTTCCATCTAATGAAGGAAAGGGGTTTGTGGTTTCTGACGAAATGAATCAGGAGAAGCTAGATTGGTTGTTTGATTGCATTGTTTTTTTCTGTAACATGATTAAACAATGTAGTTCACCATCGGAACAGACAAGTATGCGCCATGCAGCAGCTGGATCCTTGATAGCTTCTGGTATACTCGAGCAGGCCGAGCTCCTTGGCTCAATTGTTTACAATGATCATATTCCCTCTGCCACATCATCGCCTTCTAGTTTTGTGAAAAATGAAGGTGTGAATTCGTATGCTCATCATGTGCTCAATGCATGGTTCACATGTATCAAGCTTTTGGAAGATGAAGATGACTCAGTTAGATTGAGCCTTTCCTTAGATGTTCAAAAATATTTCAGTTCAGAAAGAACTGGAAGCAGCGTTCCTCATGAATTGGTTCCAATCCAAGTAGACAGAGTGATAAGATTCTGTTTTGATCATCTCTCATCCATTTTCGGTCAACGGATTGATTACTTCAACTACCTTTGTCATTGGGTATTACAATCAGAAAGCAATGTATCGTTCGAAGGAGATCTTGTGAGACGAGTTTTCGACAAAGAAATCGACAACCATTATGAAGAGAAGCTTTTAATCAGCCAAATTTGTTGCTTCAATATGGAAAAGCTACCGATTTTGAAGTCATGGTCTGACAAAGATGAACTAATGACCTATTTACACGGATGGCGAAGTAGATTTTTCCGTCAATTGGTGGCGTATGCCGAAAACATTACCGGGCAACAGGAACGGATTGATTGGATAGGAGGAGTAGGTAACCACAAAGATACATTTTTACCCATATATGCAAATTTACTTGGTTTCTATGCTCTTTCAAACTGCATTTTCGTTGTCTCTGACAATAATGATGCAAAACTTCTATCAGATTTAGTTGTGCTTGGAAAAGCCATTAATCCATTTTTTAGAAACCCTTTGGTTTCTAATCTATATAAGCTAGTCCTAAAGTCGCATGAGAAAATAATGACAGAAGATGCTGCTAACAGCTTGTTGTCTGAGATGGGAAATCACTCTGTTTGGGATAGTTTTAATCCCTATTTTCTTCTTGGCTAG
- the LOC131652844 gene encoding DExH-box ATP-dependent RNA helicase DExH18, mitochondrial yields the protein MARGPISSIFYLCTRNRKTLSKFKAFIFNHTHVHSSTSQFHHPFRPFSTHLLNPRFVPSFSQSLNLSSGKILSTRPFSTGREEGGSELDAGLAKNIDYKLGNEVSNDIYAFSENGVVSYDDNDDFNSEVVDSVECSSSSNSRNYSSDDDELEKKSEVDFTQVASRDPIELYGELKSVERGARLVRAEVEVLTDVFHYFAKSGWASNQALAIYIGLSFFPTAAHKFQNFFRKRCADDVARYLISLGPCDEAVRFLFPIFVEFCLENFTEEIKSFREMVKSADLTKPHTWFPFARAMKRKIIYHCGPTNSGKTYNALQRFMEAKKGIYCSPLRLLAMEVFDKVNAKGVYCSMLTGQEKKFVPFSNHVACTVEMASTQELYDVAIVDEIQMMADPCRGYAWTRALLGLKADEIHLCGDPSVLDIVRKICQDTGDELQVQHYERFKPLVVEAKTLLGNLENIKSGDCVVAFSRREIFEVKLAIEKLTNHRCCVIYGALPPETRRQQANLFNDPNNEYDVLVASDAVGMGLNLNIRRVVFNNLSKYNGDKILPVPASQVKQIAGRAGRRGCLYPDGLATTLHLDDLDYLIECLKQPFDHVTRVGLFPFYEQVELFAGQISNMTFSQLLEKFGENCRLDGSYFLCRHDHIKKIANMLERIQGLSLEDRFNFCFAPINVRDPKAMYHLVRFATAFAQKVPVNIAMGMPKSSARNDSELLDLESRHQVLSSYMWLSNHFDEEKFPFAKRAEAMASEIAVLLSQSLVKANWKPESRGRRKPDGGKSEEQTEPRSEVGLKTEKIDHSYSRPQSLIKLYDQKRHEKSLHSDRLKKIIA from the exons ATGGCTAGAGGTCCAATTTCATCAATTTTCTACTTATGCACCAGAAACAGAAAAACCCTTTCAAAGTTCAAAGCTTTTATCTTCAATCACACGCATGTTCATTCTTCAACTTCTCAATTTCACCACCCTTTTCGCCCTTTTTCGACCCATTTGTTAAACCCTCGTTTTGTTCCTAGTTTCTCTCAAAGTTTGAATCTTTCTAGTGGTAAAATCCTCTCCACGAGACCTTTTTCGACAGGACGCGAGGAGGGCGGTTCAGAATTAGACGCTGGTTTAGctaaaaatattgattataaGCTTGGCAATGAGGTCAGTAATGATATTTATGCTTTTTCTGAAAATGGGGTTGTTTcctatgatgataatgatgatttcAATTCAGAGGTTGTTGATTCGGTAGAAtgtagtagtagtagtaataGTAGGAATTATAGTAGCGATGACGATGAGTTAGAGAAGAAGAGTGAGGTTGATTTTACTCAAGTGGCGTCGCGTGACCCTATTGAATTGTATGGTGAGCTTAAGAGTGTAGAAAGGGGTGCAAGGTTGGTTAGAGCTGAGGTGGAAGTGTTAACAGATGTGTTTCATTATTTTGCCAAATCAGGTTGGGCTTCTAATCAGGCACTTGCGATTTACATTGGTTTGTCGTTTTTCCCGACTGCTGCGCACAAGTTTCAGAACTTTTTCAGGAAGAGATGTGCCGATGATGTTGCGAGGTACTTGATTTCGCTTGGACCGTGTGATGAGGCTGTGAGGTTTTTGTTTCCTATATTTGTGGAGTTTTGTTTGGAGAATTTTACGGAAGAGATTAAGAGTTTTAGGGAAATGGTTAAGTCGGCGGACCTCACGAAACCGCATACATGGTTTCCTTTTGCGAGGGCAATGAAACGGAAGATAATTTATCACTGCGGGCCTACCAATAGTGGTAAAACTTATAACGCTTTGCAAAGATTTATGGAGGCGAAGAAAGGGATTTATTGTAGTCCACTTAGATTGTTGGCTATGGAAGTGTTTGACAAGGTTAATGCAAAGGGTGTTTATTGCAGTATGTTAACCGGTCAAGAGAAGAAGTTTGTCCCGTTTTCAAATCATGTTGCGTGTACTGTGGAAATGGCTTCAACGCAGGAATTGTATGATGTGGCTATTGTTGATGAGATTCAGATGATGGCGGATCCGTGTAGAGGGTATGCATGGACTAGGGCGCTCCTTGGGTTGAAGGCCGACGAGATACATTTATGCGGTGATCCTAGTGTTTTGGATATTGTTCGAAAGATCTGTCAAGATACAGGAGATGAGTTGCAAGTGCAACATTATGAGAGGTTCAAACCATTGGTGGTCGAAGCCAAGACCCTACTTGGAAATCTTGAAAATATTAAGTCTGGCGATTGCGTTGTTGCATTCTCAAGGAGAGAGATATTTGAAGTTAAATTAGCCATCGAGAAACTCACTAACCACCGATGTTGTGTGATATATGGAGCTTTGCCACCAGAAACTCGTAGGCAGCAGGCTAATTTGTTTAACGACCCGAATAATGAATATGATGTTCTTGTAGCTAGTGATGCAGTGGGGATGGGCCTGAACCTTAACATTAGAAGGGTGGTTTTTAATAACCTTTCAAAGTACAACGGTGACAAAATTCTTCCGGTTCCAGCATCGCAGGttaagcaaatcgcaggaagagCTGGTCGAAGAGGATGCCTTTATCCCGATGGACTTGCCACTACCTTGCATTTAGATGATTTGGATTACTTGATCGAGTGTCTGAAACAACCCTTTGATCATGTAACGAGGGTTGGCCTTTTTCCTTTTTACGAGCAAGTTGAATTGTTTGCCGGACAAATCTCTAACATGACATTCAGCCAGCTTTTAGAAAAATTTGGCGAAAATTGCCGTTTGGACGGGTCGTACTTCTTGTGTCGACATGATCATATAAAGAAAATTGCTAATATGTTAGAGAGGATTCAAGGGTTATCTTTAGAAGATCGATTTAACTTTTGTTTTGCTCCTATAAATGTTAGAGACCCAAAAGCTATGTACCACTTGGTTAGATTTGCTACAGCGTTCGCTCAGAAGGTCCCCGTAAACATAGCTATGGGCATGCCAAAATCTTCGGCACGGAATGATTCGGAACTCCTAGACCTAGAGAGTAGGCATCAAGTGTTATCTTCATATATGTGGTTATCAAACCACTTTGATGAGGAAAAGTTTCCATTTGCAAAGAGAGCTGAGGCAATGGCTTCAGAAATTGCTGTCTTACTTAGTCAATCGCTTGTCAAAGCAAATTGGAAACCTGAGTCAAGGGGCCGACGGAAACCGGATGGTGGAAAAAGTGAAGAGCAAACAGAGCCAAGAAGTGAAGTTGGTTTAAAAACCGAAAAAATAGATCATAGTTATTCAAGACCACAATCTCTAATTAAATTATATGACCA GAAACGGCATGAAAAATCGTTACACTCTGATCGTTTAAAGAAGATAATTGCATAA